The Vidua chalybeata isolate OUT-0048 chromosome 24, bVidCha1 merged haplotype, whole genome shotgun sequence genome includes a window with the following:
- the CDKN1A gene encoding cyclin-dependent kinase inhibitor 1: MPLSQSRAGQTPCSSKACRNLFGPVDHEQLQHDFEDTIKQQLEEAQQRWNFNFETETPLEGPFKWERILVAEQPPQEVHSLVRAVISSDSRSSLAHRVPPTDRVGRICPEEAQQSSKVYKAGSLQSLKRGQTTIKDFYSAKRRIVPARPRP; this comes from the exons ATGCCgctgtcccagagcagggctgggcagacCCCGTGCAGCAGCAAGGCCTGCAGGAACCTCTTTGGCCCCGTGGACCACGAGCAGCTCCAGCACGACTTTGAGGACACGATAAAACAACAGCTGGAAGAAGCTCAGCAGCGCTGGAACTTCAACTTTGAGACAGAGACTCCCTTGGAAGGGCCATTCAAGTGGGAGAGGATCCTGGTGGCTGAGCAGCCACCCCAGGAGGTTCACAGCCTGGTCAGGGCTGTcatcagcagtgacagcaggagcTCCTTGGCCCACAGGGTCCCCCCCACGGACCGTGTTGGCAGGATTTGCCCTGAGGAGGCTCAGCAGAGCTCGAAGGTTTACAAGGCTGGTTCCCTGCAGAGCTTGAAACGTGGGCAGACCACGATCAAAG aCTTCTACAGTGCCAAGAGGAGGATCgtccctgcccggccccggccctgA
- the RAB44 gene encoding ras-related protein Rab-44: protein MSERRAGAKGRRLGSSRRKQLQEGPGEEPPWASEIVQRVQHLLRDRDTEQAGVVTRSDMQKLQEEGLPCSREELELVFDGLDAAGTGRLGTEEFTAGLRQFLSSQKAAREHRRRKTASRRVRLVLPTPELEAGDSEERRHFAAFMEQLGTDNLSEEQEIWQLWVKLRQDEPQLLDNLEDFLAKMRHRIQEARSEKEALELTLNKRVAEHDKDVQQLCEVLEQQVRQEQLRLQQQSMARSRQQGEELQRVLDASEREVQRLVTAQMELERRCRSLHSSQQVTSTENQQLEESNQALQQHLQHLHQQLQQTQGHLRTMRATVAWEHMGEPGDRVVAELPIEVPMSPQLSPGKSEKFRSEMRIRLGSQSSESKAKSTHQVVWETLPSEINLSEAPRKASSTEEDPFSEPLKEEGVYFQSSLLREMNDAIAALSKHLKAQTQGAPLADSPCHPWDNAEPQTGPEAATAHETTPGVLQETLPGHIHHELLEGDLQEGPASAELRAPDVTQADVWRLCAPGQADQRELQEQVSAQGHEGRLHTVAQQPEGETPPVMEPEHTAAGSAEHPKQEVPPASTLHTAVRPGDAGSDQLGVVLRENSLGQRQLLGEQSKDLSVGQREKMQEFGQKMSQEGEPSSGEPGAVTAGGAGAAPRGCPRAALDPDHLYNVLFVGDSHVGKTSFLYRLHTDTFNPHLTATVGLDYQIKTLVVDNERFALRLWDSAGQERYRSMTKQFFRKADGVVLMYDITSEYSFSDVRYWLSCIQEGAEDGVAVLLLGNKTDCAAQRQVPTKEGECLAKEHQLMFYECSAASGHNVFESMVSFTRLLKVREDELKNKAEEVPKAPQNKKSCCW, encoded by the exons atGTCCGAGCGCCGGGCGGGCGCCAAGGGCCGGCGCTTGGGCTCCAGCCGGCgcaagcagctgcaggagggccCCGGTGAGGAGCCACCATGGGCATCTGAAATAGTGCAGAGGGTGCAGCACCTGCTGAgagacagggacacagagcaggcGGGAGTCGTCACCCGCTCGGACATGCAG AAGTTGCAGGAGGAAGGTTTGCCgtgcagcagggaggagctggagcttgTCTTCGATGGGCTGGATGCCGCTGGCACCGGGCGCTTGGGCACAGAGGAGTTCACGGCCGGGCTCC GGCAGTTCCTGAGCTCCCAAAAAGCTGCCAGGGAGCACCGGCGGAGGAAGACGGCGTCCCGGAGGGTGCGGCTGGTGCTCCCCACCCCGGAGCTGGAAGCGGGGGACAGCGAGGAGCGCAGACACTTCGCTGCCTTTATGGAGCAGCTGGGCACAGACAACCTCTCTGAAGA acaggagatctggcagctctgggtgaAGCTCCGGCAGGATGAGCCCCAGCTGCTGGACAACCTGGAGGACTTCCTGGCCAAGATGAGGCACCGCATCCAAGAAGCCAGGAGCGAGAAGGAGGCTTTGGAGCTGACTCTGAACAA GCGTGTGGCTGAGCACGACAAGGACGTGCAGCAGCTCTGCGaggtcctggagcagcaggtccggcaggagcagctccggctgcagcagcag AGCATGGCCCGGAGCCGCCAGCAGGGCGAGGAGCTGCAGCGAGTGCTGGATGCCAGCGAGAGGGAGGTGCAGCGCTTGGTCACGGCGCAGATGGAG CTGGAGCGGCGCTGCCGCAgcctccacagctcccagcaagTCACCAGCACGGAGaaccagcagctggaggagagcaaccaggcactgcagcagcacctgcagcacctgcaccagcagctgcagcagaccCAGGGCCACCTGAGGACAATGAGGGCTACAGTGGCTTGGGAGCACATGGGGGAGCCCGG GGACAGAGTGGTGGCAGAGTTACCCATCGAGGTGCCAATGTCCCCACAG CTGAGTCCTGGGAAGAGCGAGAAGTTCCGCTCTGAGATGCGGATCAGGCTGGGATCCCAGAGCAGCGAGAGCAAAGCCAAGAGCACCCACCAAGT GGTTTGGGAAACGCTGCCATCAGAAATAAACCTTTCAGAAGCCCCACGGAAAGCAAGCTCTACAGAAGAGGACCCCTTCTCAGAACCTTTAAAAGAGGAAGGTGTCTATTTCCAAAGCTCTTTGCTAAGAGAGATGAATGATGCAATAGCGGCTCTGAGCAAACATCTGAAGGCACAGACACAGGGTGCACCCCTGGCAGACTCTCCCTGTCACCCCTGGGACAATGCTGAGCCCCAAACGGGGCCAGAGGCAGCAACAGCCCATGAAACCACCCCTGGGGTCCTGCAGGAGACCCTCCCTGGCCACATCCATCatgagctgctggaaggagaCCTGCAAGAGGGGCCAGCCTCAGCTGAGCTTCGTGCTCCGGATGTGACACAGGCCG ATGTGTGGCGGCTTTGTGCTCCAGGACAGGCAGACCAAAGGGAGCTTCAGGAGCAGGTTTCAGCACAGGGACATGAGGGGAGGCTTCACACGGTGGCCCAACAGCCAGAGGGGGAGACACCACCCGTGATGGAACCGGAGCACACGGCTGCTGGATCTGCTGAGCATCCGAAGCAGGAGGTGCCACCAGCATCAAcactgcacacagcagtgcgaccaggagatgctgggagTGATCAGCTGGGGGTGGTCCTCAGAGAAAACTCACTGGGGCAAAGGCAGCTCTTGGGAGAACAGAGCAAAGACCTCAGTGTTGGTCAACGAGAGAAGATGCAAGAGTTTGGTCAGAAAATGAGCCAGGAAGGTGAGCCCAGCTCAGGAGAGCCAGGGGCTGTGACTGCAGgcggggcaggagctgccccgaGGGGTTGTCCTAGAGCTGCCCTGGACCCAGACCACCTCTACAACGTGCTGTTCGTTGGGGACTCCCACGTGGGCAAAACATCGTTCCTGTACCGTTTGCACACCGACACCTTCAACCCCCACCTCACTGCCACAGTGG GACTGGATTACCAGATCAAAACCCTGGTTGTGGATAATGAGCGCTTTGCTCTCCGCCTGTGGGACTCAGCTGGTCAGGAAAG GTACCGCAGCATGACCAAGCAGTTCTTCCGGAAGGCGGACGGGGTGGTGCTGATGTACGACATCACCTCCGAGTACTCCTTCTCCGACGTGCGCTACTGGCTCAGCTGCATCCAG gaaggagcagaggatgggGTTGCTGTTCTGCTTCTTGGGAACAAAACCGACTGTGCTGCCCAGAGACAGGTCCCTACAAAGGAGGGTGAATGCCTGGCCAAG GAGCACCAGCTCATGTTTTACGAGTGCAGCGCTGCCTCGGGCCACAACGTCTTCGAGTCCATGGTCAGCTTCACCAG gttgctcaaagttCGTGAAGATGAATTGAAAAATAAGGCAGAAGAGGTACCAAAGGCACCCCAGAACaaaaagagctgctgctggtga